Below is a window of Populus alba chromosome 2, ASM523922v2, whole genome shotgun sequence DNA.
ttttttcatttttcatttagcaatgtaaaagattatatatatatatatatatatatttagttaatattataaatttatttttacaagttaACAATATAGTTTTTCAGTGATAATTTTTTACATGATCATATTTAGTTAGCCCTTTTTTATGGAGTTAAATTTGAAGGTCAGAAGGCTCAGTTCCCATGTGTTGATGGGATTTCTAATTGTTTTGTTCCATTGACAGAAGCTGAATAAATGAACCCGCACGCGAATCTTGGTTAAAACGAGACGGCCGCACCAGTCACCAGCGTGCCTCTCAATGCCATGATACAGGACGAAGAAAAGGTTTTAGATGAACGAAAACTTTATCAGGGAACAAAGTTATTAATCCTTTGTGATTTCCAGTACAGTCATCAAAGCTTGCCAAGATATTTGACTGTCAATCTTCTGGCACCCAAGTTCCTGAGagaattaaatacaaaatgaatcCTCAAGTTCCAAGAGTGCACTATATAAGCACCACCcctctattattttttgaaacagaAGAGTGATACTTGACACAAAATCCTTCACTTTCACTGTTAAAAAGCAATACAACGAGGCCAAGATGTCTGGATCCAACAAGTCTTCGGGTATACCTGGTGGTGGTGATGCAAGCAAAGCTCCTGCAATCGGGGCTCCTGTCACTGGTTCTGTCACTGGCTCAGAAAAAGATGGGACCATGAAAGCTCCTGGTCAAGACGTTCGCATACCTAGGGATGCTTTTGAGAAAAACCCTTCTGGATATTTTCATGACTTGCACAAGAAGTAGAAGATGTGGAGTCTGTCTTTAagtcaaaagaataaataaaatgttgctatggttgttctttctttcaatgctaatgaaatttaaaatgctGCACTAGCAGCACTTCTTTCTAGTGctttatcttctcttttatcTGTTCTTTATGACCATTTAAAGTATGATTTCAGAAATCATCTTGTTCACATAGCTTTTCTTAAGTCAACATGCATATATTTATGATATCTCCTTAATTctacttaaaagaaaaataattcttcaGAGCTTGTACTGAAACAACTAAGAAGACCATATACTAGTGTTTCATGGTGTGCTATTTCTCTGTGCTCGTCTGCTTGCGGAATTGTTCATGTGGTCACTTGGTTTCAAGGTCATTGATCATCCTTTCTTTGCCAAGCCTGCCTTCCTTTATTAGTGTTCTTAATTATTTCTAACCAAGAATTCATCATTAAAATTACTAGCAGTAAAAGAAACTGGTATGGAAATGGAATTAGTGCGAAAACCAAAAACACGACAAGGCAGATATTTACATTTCATGCTGTCAGGGCTAAATGTAATTCTCCCAAGAACATGTAGCTAGCTAACCTTAAATTTAACAAGTGAAAACTAGGTGGTATCATAGAGTATGCTAGCATGTAAGGAATCCTGACAAATGAAGTACAATATGGTGAAAACCAGGTGGTATCATACAGattgattatgaaattaaaatttcactACAGAGACTAAAGGCAAGTCAACACAAGGAAGCACATTAAAAATATGATCCAGTTGCATGTCTTGATTACAGTTTATCCGGATGAGAAAAAATCCAGAGTCAAAATACTGGGATACATAGCGTAGGATTTTCATACCCAAGCATCATTCTAAAATATCTTCACGAAAGATGTCAACTGGGAGTCAAGCATCTTCACGCAGCAGAAGCACCGAATCAAATGTAAAGAATAGCccctggaaaagaaaagaaaagagcaaCTGTGGAATGAAAATTTTAGAGACTGTTCAGAGATTGAGTAATGCTCTAATTTCTTAGAAAACTAAAGTAAGATTTATATTGagttggaaaaataatttaaaaagttctTCACcgtttttctttacaagttttctactgtttttcaaataaagaaaatatatgaacaatacagtttcttcttcttcatttataTCTAAGAaccttttttataatataagagattaaaattatattttttatatttcatatttcattAGTGCCGggaattcaattatattataaatgtgatataaagataatattgacAACTGTGAATGAAACTATAAATTCAGATATTGATAAGTTTTCTACTGTTacaataatacacacacacacaagtacCTTTTctcaaagtaaaaaattaaaattattctttatatatttcatattgAATTGGTGTCgggaatttaattatattataaattataaatgtaatataaagatttgtttttttgagttAACAATTGGAGTtctggttgttttttttccagtaacttaaaactgaaataaatgaACCTGCATGCAAATCTTGGTTAAAACGAGACGGCCAAACCAGTCACCAGCGTGCCTCTCAATGCCATGATACAGGACGAAGAAAAGGTTTTCCATAAACGAAAACTTTATCAGGGAACAAAGTTATTAATCCTTTGTGATTTCCACTGCATTCATCAAAGCTTGCCAAGATATTTGACTGTCAATCTTCTGGCACCCAAGTTCCTGAGagaattaaatacaaaatgaatcCTCAAGTTCCCAGAGTGCACTATATAAGCACCACCCCActcttattttttgaaacagAAGAGTGATACTTGACACAAAATCCTTCACTTTCACTGTTAAAAAGCAATACAACGAGGCCAAGATGTCTGGATCCAACAAGTCTTCGGGTATACCTGGTGGTGGTGATGCAAGCAAAGCTCCTGCAATCGGGGCTCCGGTCACTGGTTCTGTCACCGTCTCAGAAAAAGATGGGACCATGAAAGCTCCTGGTCAAGACGCTCGCATACCTAGGGATGTTTTTGAGAAAAACCCTTCTGGATATTTTCATGACTTGCACAAGAAGTAGGAGATGTGGAGTCTGTCTTTAagtcaaaagaataaataaaatgttgctatggttgttctttctttcaatGCTAATTAATGAGATTTAAAATGCTGCACTAGCAGCACTTATTTCTAGTGCTTTATCTCCTCCTTTATCTCTTCTTTATGAACACTATTATTACTGCAATCATCATGTTTACATAGCTTTTCTGAAAAATCTGTTGGATGTTCATGGGCTGTTATTTTTCTGCCGGCAAAAAGAAATTAGAGATCTTATCCCATGCTAAGAATCTATGTAGTTTCTATGTCAATGATCATTTCTTTAGCCAACCCTGCCTTCCTTGATCAATGTTTTTCTATTAAGCATTcattatagaaacaaaaaaaataaaaaaaatagcagttAACGAATATATATACCAGTTTGGCTATGAAAATTGAGTGAATCAAAActagaaatataaatatttacacTTCGTACGTACTCTCAGGTCTAATAATTCTGCAACATGGTTCAGCAGGATTGAAAACATCTCTCATGGCGTACGTAAATTGTTGGGTTATCCGGTATCTGTTGTGTAATGTGCTAATGAAATAATTGGTTTTGATCgtgataaaagttttttttttaaagtaaattttgttttggaatatgttaaaataaatatatttatttaaaaaattatttttaacattattatattaaaattattcaaaaactaaaatgaaaacataataaaaaactattttttttttaaataattataccaTATTGTCAAACAACACCAAGAAcatgtgaggaaaaaaaaatctaggaacAACTAAGTCTCATCATAGTGAAGTTTCTCAACTTGTCtattgttgttttatatttaattagattcataaattttatattttcatatttaattaatttttttaaattaaattatccaTAACATCATAATATAAGCTATACTTATTATGCAAAGATTGTAGCATGTCCATGTCACCTAGATATTCAAAACATGTAATGACTTTTCTTCAGTTACAGGCCTACATGACAAGGAAGGGAGAAAGACGACAATGATTCATGTTTGATCAATTAGTAATAATCTTAACGTTTTATGATTATTCTAGTAGCTTATTTGGGAATTTTAAGGTTGTATGATCCTACTTAGGTTTTAAGTATTATTTGGcaatatgaatatttaattcTCACCTTGACCATCCACTCTCGAAAATCCAATTCTGTATCAAAGACATTATTTACTATTTGAAGTATTTGGGGTTctgaatttattaatatttacattttatttattatttattggataaaaaatttaaatattcataaacTATCCTTTAAATTTAGGATAtccattatttattaatcaataaaaaataaaataattaatatatatttttgaagtatgtatatgtatattaaatgataaatattatttatgtgaatttttttatcaatattaaaacatgtatatatcgtattgtattaaaataaatctaaatatttaataaatatatttatttaatataaaatatatatatttatgtttaggTTCGAGCATATTTcagattaaattaataatattcatattctaTTCTATTTAATATCTATTGGCTCCAAAAAATGCTTATTCATTTGACTTGAGTCAACTTAATATATAtccattaatttcaaattaagttCTCATTCAACAATCTCAGTACATAGATTCTGAGAAATGTAAAAATTgtaaattgaagataaaataggaaagataatttttttttttccatgtagtTCATTTAAAAAGTGGACAACATatgaaaaatatctaaaaagaaTTATGGATGGTGCATGTGGATGGCAGGAGCCAAGGGCAGAGGGAGGGGGCTGGCAGGAACCCCAACCCCTGCAAAAAAATGCCCCTCCcttgtaaatatttataattttaataagaataattaaaattttttcttgacctctctaatttataatttgactcctcctattttttttttttttactccgcCCCTGGTAGCAGTGACGGAGCCACAATGGGGATTAATTGCCCCcttaatctttatatatatatatatatatataattttaatataataacttaacaagtttaattttatttattaattactaattgatctaattttttttttgaattattgttcctccctcttttttttttataaaatttttcttcaaatcctaaactattaattagttaagttaTGTTTTAGgtgagtttcttttttttttttttttttatttcattgtctaattttagttttattccttaataattagttattaaaaatattagagtttattataatttatagattttgttaaatatgtatatgaatatgaattgaaatgagttttgatgaattaatatatattttgttatgaatttcacATGAAAATTGATGGTGATCAActtactaataattaaaaatgaagtactcaaacaactcaaaaaattagagatacaataaaaaaaattaaaaaaatatattaatatttatatttaacccaCTTGTATAAAACAACAAGTCAACAAAGAATTGTTGCCAATAATTTTACTAGTCCCTGGAAGatttataaatagataaatgaaagtttaattgtatatatttataaagaatatctttaataaaattaagaataaagtcATTatgaaacatttttaaaatataaaaactcgaaaaaaataattataatataagtttttttattttaaaaatattcttaaattaattttacttgacatGAGTTAGTACatgtatttcaaattaatttctctatatataacacatgtttatataatatataatattaagtatttattagtaatttgtCCCCTCATTTAAACTTTTCTGGCTCCACCACTGCCTGGTAGGAGCATTAAGCATTAAAAATTGGAAtaaggaaattaaaataaactactCTTATTTTCACTTCTATTTATGGGTAATCAGAAAAATCTTCCCACTTCATTGTTGTTATATGAAACTCAGTTCCTCTCTACTAGATAAATCAATCTATGACTgctatttaaattttgatttgattttcttttctcaaattagtttaaatattaaCCCAATTAATCCAAGTGACCTGGTTAATTAATCAACAACCCGATTTACCTGATTAAACTTGAGTAAAtttgtcaattttaaaaaaagtttcctaaaaaaatttatttaagaaggttttttttaatatgtcaaaaaacaatatgtaaattttttatatatgtatatgaaagaagcaagagaaaataaaagtaaacatTCAgaatttctatttcttttttattttctttttcatgtgaTGAACTTATTCAGTCACATGTCTAACAGGAAAATTGTGCCAAAAGAATAATCATGAAAGATGACAGGCCTTAAATTTCAATCTAGGGGTTGCGCAAAAGAAATATGCAACCAGGAAAGAGGCGTAGGAATTAGCTCAAGCCTCAAACCACTTGCGAAGACACACTAGCTAAGTTCGATAATGAAAGACTAAAACTGAAGTTCAGATAATGAAAGACTAAAACATAATGTtcagaatataatattttttaatctaaaaaactttTTCTTTGTAAGTTTTCTACTGTTacaataatacacacacacaagtaaaaaattatattattttttatatatttcatatttaattggTGTCgggaatttaattatattataaattataaatgtaatataaagtttttttttttttttgagttaacgATTGGAGttctggttgttttttttttccattaacttaaaactgaaataaatgaACCTTGATGCAAATCTTGGTTAAAACGAGACGGCCGCACCAGTCACCAGCGTGCCTCTCAATGCCATGATACAGGACGAAGAAAAGGTTTTCCATAAAAGAAAACTTTATCAGGGAACAAAGTTATTAATCCTTTGTGATTTCCACTGCATTCATCAAAGCTTGCCAAGATATTTGACTTTCAATCTTCTGGCACACAAGTTCCTGAGAGAATTGAATATAAAATGAATCCTCAAGTTCCCAGAGTGCACTATATAAGCACCACCCCActcttattttttgaaacagAAGAGTGATACTTGACACAAAATCCTTCACTTTCACTGTTAAAAAGCAATACAACGAGGCCAAGATGTCTGGATCCAACAAGTCTTCGGGTATACCTGGTGGTGGTGATGCAAGCAAAGCTCCTGCAATCGGGGCTGCTGTCACTGGTTCTGTCACCGTCCCAGAAAAAGAGGGGACCATGAAAGCTCCTGGTCAAGACGCTCGCATACCTAGGGATGCTTTTGAGAAAAACCCTTCTGGATATTTTCATGATTTGCACAAGAAGTAGAAGATGTGGAGTCTGTCTTTAagtcaaaagaataaataaaatgttgctatggttgttctttctttcaatGCTAATTAATGAGATTTAAAATGCTGCACTAGCAGCACTTATTTCTAGTGCTTTATCTCCTCCTTTATCTCTTCTTTATGAACACTATTATTACTGCAATCATCATGTTTACATAGCTTTTCTGAAGAATCTGTTGGATGTTCTTGGGCTGTTATTTCTCTGTGCTCGCATGCTGGTTCATGTGGGCAAAAAGAAATTAGAGATCTTATCCCATGCTAAGAATCTATGTAGTTTCTATGTCAGTGATCATTTCTTTAGCCAACCCTGCCTTCCTTGATCAATGTTTTTCTACCAAGCAttcattatagaaaaaaaaaaaaaaaaagctgttaATTGACGAATATATATACCAGTTTGGCTATTAAAATTGAGTGAATCAAaactagaaatatatatatttacacttCGTACGTACTCTCAGGTCTAATGATTCTGCAACATGGTACAGCAGAATTGAATCTCTCCTGGCGTACGTAAATTGTTGGGTTATCCCATATTTGTTGTGTAAACTGTAATGGTCTAatgaaataattgtttttgattgtgatataagtttttttaaaaaagtaaattttgtttaggaatatattaaaataatatatttttaaaaaaattatttttaatattaatacattaaaattattcaaaaactctaaaaaaatcttaataaaaaactaaaataatttaaaaaataattacaccacaTTATCAAACAACACCAaaaatgaggggaaaaaaaaaatccaggaaCAACTTGTCTattgttttctatatttaattagattcataaatttttatatttaattattattttttaaaattaaattatccatAACATCATAATGTAAGCTATACTTATTTAGCAAAGATTGTAGCATGTCCATGCATGTCGCCTAGATATTCAAAACATGGAATGACTTTTCTCCAGTTACAGGCTACTTGACAAGGAAGGGAGAAAGACGACAATGATTCATGTTTGATCATTTAGTAATAATCTAAACGTTTTATGATTATTCTAGTTGCTTATTTGGGAATTTTAAGGTTGTATGATCCTACTTAGGTTTTAAGTATTATTTGGcaatatgaatatttaattcTCACCTTGACCATCCACTCTCGAAAATCCATTTATGTATCAaagtcattatttattatttgaagtaTTTGGGGATctgaatttattgatatttatattttatttattattttttggataaaaaatttagatattcataaattatgtttaggATATTCgttacttattattatttattaatcaataaaaaataaaatagttaatatatatctttgaagcatgtatatgtatattaaatgataaatattatttatatgtgtGTTTTATATAAGTATTAAAGTATGTATATatcatattgtattaaaaaaatctaaatattcaataaatatatttttataatataaatatatattccaGTTTAGGTTCAGGTTAGCAAATTTCATATGGAATTGATAGTATTCATATTCTATCTAATATccatcaaatccaaaaaaatacttattcaTTTAGgttaagttaatttaatatttattaaattcaaattaaattaaattgtcatCCAACAATTTCAGTAAGTAGATTCTCATAGATATTTTAGTTTCGAGAATTGTGAAATCTGTAAATTGTAGATAAAATaggaaagataatttttttttcatgtagttcatttaaaaaatggataacacatgaaaaatatctaaaaagaaTTGTGGATGGTGCAAGTGGATGGCAGGAGCATTTAGCATTTAAAATTGGATtaaggaaattaaaataaactacttttattttcacttttatttatggGTAATCAGAAAAATCTTCCCACTTCATCGTTGTTACATGAAACTCAGTTCCTCTCTGCTAGATAAATTAATCTATGATTGCTATTTAAATTctgactagatttttttttttctaatcagtttaaatatcatatatgtcaaaaaacaatgtgtaaattttttttttatatatatatatatatatatgaaagaagCAAGAGATAATAAAAGTAAACATTCAgaatttctatttcttttttattttcttttttcatgtgaTGAACTTATCCAGTCACATGTCTAACAGGAAAATTgtgccaaaaaaataatcatgaaagaTGACAGGCCTTAAATTTCAATCTAGGGGTTGCGCAAAAGAAATATGCAACCAGGAAAGAGGCGTGGGAATTAGCTCAAACCACTTGCGAAGACACACTAGCTAAGTTTGAATTAGAATCCTGATCCTCCTGAAGCAGGATTTGGAATGTTCTGCAAAAACTTGGCCCTCGCTGCGGGGTCGGTTGAAAATAGACCAAGCACAGCAATTGTGGCTGTACTACTTCCAAATTTCTCAATACCTCTAGAAATCATACAAGTATGGTTAGCCTCCACAACGACCACCACATCTCCGCCTAATAAGGATGAAGCGGTCTCGGCAATCTGCCTGGTAAGTCTTTCCTGTACTTGGAGCTTGAAACCATAAAAACGCACTATCGACTGTAAACGAGATTTAATGACAGGGGTGATTTCTTCAGCATAGTACCCAATATGCACAACACCATAAAAGGGAAGTAAATGATGCTCACACTGGGAACAGAATGACAGATTCAGCTCGGTGTACATCCGTTTATCATGGCCGGCTTCCCCATTTTGTTTAAGAGGATCCATCCTGGCACACGCAAAGCCATTCAGTTTCGTTTCTAGATTTGCGTTTTGGAAATTCATCAACCACTTGACAAAATGAGTAGGAGTTCCAGCAAGCTCTTTCCGTAATGGGTTTTCACCCAAAGAGATGAGAATTGAAGTAACTGCTGTAACCATTCCGGTGCTGGGCTGTCCGGTAACTTCAGCACTCGAGGAATATTGGGACGGACACCAACACTGCTGCTTTGAGTCTTTCATCAGAGTTTTATCCACATTTACTCCTCTGAACTTCAGGAGACTCAAAAAATCATCCCAAACATCagcaaaatcattttcaaaaacacCTGAACCTGAATGGACCAATGCCTTAACCCAACCTTGGCGATTGGAGTCAAGGAAAGGTGGCTCTATATTTGGGAAATGAATATGTGAACATTGGAGAATGACGGCAACACCGGCTGGCTTGATACCAAGATGCAGAGCTGAGCAGATTTCATCTGCCAAACGCTGTGGGTCTTGGAGTCTTTTGGCAAACACATCAGCAACTCTTGAGAGCTTGCTTAATCCTACAACCCTCTGACCAGATGGGACATAACCTATTTGGCACTTAACCTGGAAAGGAAGCAAGCAAGATTCACAGTATGAAAACAGGTCAAGATCCCGAACAATCACAAGCCCGCCTGCTCCGCCTGCATGACCAACTGCATCATCCAAACCAACTTCTGGAAACAATGCACTTTGAACAATGtcctttgccttttgtttataGCCTGAAAAATACGATAAAGAGCTCGCCACAATGAGTACTTGGCAAAGTCAAACTTCCATCTCCAAATTAATCCTATTTAAGAAGCAATCACAATAAATAATACATCCACACACAATTTTTTGAACCAAAAACTCGTTTCTTTCTCTTCATTCTGCATCAGAATCATCACACAATTTCAGATGATATTTTACACTACACAAGGAGCCATTTAGAGCTTATAAGCAAGTGCATCTAAGCCGCGCATAGAACACAACCATTTTCTTATTGTGGAAGTGTGTCGATGCATCTGTGTATTTGTTACTTAATATCAATTTATGAACAAAGGATCAACTTCAGACCGCGATCAATCCTACCACCAGAGCCTGCCTAACTCCATGATGCTACTGTGGAGTTGGTTGTGAGAACTTGAGACCAATCATAGAATGTAGAGGTCATACAcatttgtttttgcttaaaccaagaaaaaaggGACAGTAAAGGCGACATTAAAAATGGAATGGTATATGATCAAGACATCTTAGGTAACTCAAACTGAACCTCATCAAAGAATGCCTCAAAAGAGAATCCTTAAACTCcatgagagaaaaataaatcagtCATCACACAGGCTAACAGGGTTAAAACAGAGAGTCAAGGAACCAACCAAAGACAAGTTCTTACACGCCAAAAGCAAAATACAACCATGTAGTGGCAACTATTGTTTAGGGCTGGAACGTAAGCATGAATATTTCCTAGCCAAGTGTGTTTAATTCAGATGAGAgttaatgattaaattaatagcAGGTGTGGAAACAAAATTAGAATTTGTTGGGATAATAACCTTTGGTTCCTTCTCGAAGAGCCTTGGCAACGCGGAGCGGGGTCTTTTTAAGGCCTTCTCTATTAATGTCCTCGCCAAGACCTTGCAAAAGAACTTTCACAGCATCCTCGATAGCTACAGTCTCCGGTTGGTCCTCAAATCCCAGATCAAGGCAATCAAGTTCCACTCCATTCTCAATCTCTTTATTGAAATGCTCCTCATCCAAAGCGCCCATTGACAAACCAAAAATACCACCAACTACACCAACCCCAGATCCCAAAagatcaaaacaaaaccaaaaaaagagtTTACTGGATCAAATAGTCACCAATAAGCCGAAGAAATCCAATAACAAATCAGAATGAAtgttaaaaaccaaaattttatgagaaacgatgataaatttgaaaacttttaaGCACCCAGATGCC
It encodes the following:
- the LOC118049932 gene encoding GTP cyclohydrolase 1, with the protein product MGALDEEHFNKEIENGVELDCLDLGFEDQPETVAIEDAVKVLLQGLGEDINREGLKKTPLRVAKALREGTKGYKQKAKDIVQSALFPEVGLDDAVGHAGGAGGLVIVRDLDLFSYCESCLLPFQVKCQIGYVPSGQRVVGLSKLSRVADVFAKRLQDPQRLADEICSALHLGIKPAGVAVILQCSHIHFPNIEPPFLDSNRQGWVKALVHSGSGVFENDFADVWDDFLSLLKFRGVNVDKTLMKDSKQQCWCPSQYSSSAEVTGQPSTGMVTAVTSILISLGENPLRKELAGTPTHFVKWLMNFQNANLETKLNGFACARMDPLKQNGEAGHDKRMYTELNLSFCSQCEHHLLPFYGVVHIGYYAEEITPVIKSRLQSIVRFYGFKLQVQERLTRQIAETASSLLGGDVVVVVEANHTCMISRGIEKFGSSTATIAVLGLFSTDPAARAKFLQNIPNPASGGSGF